DNA sequence from the candidate division KSB1 bacterium genome:
ATTATGGCCTTTACAACGTGATCGCCGGAGACTACAGCAGGTACTGGAAAGATGTGATGTCCTACCGTTAGGAAGTGGTGCCCTGGCAGGATGCGCTTTTCCGGTGAATCGTGAGGCCATTGCCAGAGAATTAGGCTTCGGCAGCATTTCGCAAAACAGTATCGATGCGATAAGTGATCGGGATGTGCTGTTGGATACGGTTTATTCGGCTTCAATGATCATGCTGCATTTGAGTCGATATGCGGAAGATATGATTTTATGGTCCAGCAAGGAATTTGACTTTGTTGAGTTATCCGACAGTTTTACTACGGGCAGCAGCATGATGCCGCAGAAAAAGAACCCGGATTCACTTGAATTGATCAGGGGGAAAACTGCACGTGTGGTTGGTTATGTGAGTACGCTACAAAATTTATTGAAGGGGCTGCCGCTTACTTATGCAAGAGACTTACAAGAGGATAAGCCTGCACTTTTTGGTGCAATCGATTCTACAAAATCTTCAGTTAAAATTTTTACAGGTACTTTGCAGGGAGCAAAATTTCATGCGGAGAAAATGAAACAGGCTTTGGACGATTTGCTGCTGGCAACCGATTTAGCAGATTATTTGACCCGTAAAGGATTGCCATTCAGGAAAGCGCACAATGTGGTGGGACAAATTGTAAAAAAGAGTATCGATAGCAAAACGTCTTTGCAGAAGTTGGATTTAGCTTCTTATCGAAATTATTCAGAATTGTTTGACGAAGATTTATATGAATGTCTCAATATCGAGGCGAGTCTGCAAGCGAGAAATATAGTTGGAGGGACGGGTCCGGCAGCTGTTCGGAAGCAGTTGGCTATGGCGAAGGAATTAGTAGAATAAATCCTGCACAAGAATACGAGGAGAATCTATTGAGCACTGATATGGAACCCAAAACCCATGGAATTCACCATATTACTGCCATTGCCGGTGATCCGCAAAAGAATGTTGATTTTTATGTCGGTATTTTGGGTTTGCGCATGGTCAAAAAGACGGTCAATTTTGATGATTTGTATACCTATCATCTTTATTACGGGGATGAAAACGGCAGCCCGGGTACGATCATGACTTTCTTCCCATGGACTTCAAAGGCAAGGCATGGCCGGGTGGGAGTCGGCCAATTAACTGTTACTTCTTTTTCGATTCCGGCTGGCGCAATGGGATATTGGATAGACAGGGTTAATAAACATGATATCGATTTTAAAGGCCCCGGCAGCCGTTTTGATGAAGAGGTTTTAACATTTCACGATCCGGATGGAATTGAGCTTGAACTGGTTTGCTCGGCGACAGAATCCCGTGCGGGGTGGGACAATGGCCAAATTCCGCTTGAGAACTCAATCCGTGGGTTTTATCATGTCACGTTATCCGAAGAAGGCTATGAACGGACGGCCGGATTGATGGAAACCCATTTGGGTTTCCATAAGGTCAATGAGTCTGGCAACCGGCTTCGACTTGCATCGGGAGAAAGGGGTCCGGGGACTTTTGTGGATATTTTAAGTCTGCCGGATGCACAACCGGGAATTATGGGAGTGGGCGCAGTACATCATGTGGCATGGCGAATTTCGGATGCAAATTCGCAACTAGATATTAGAGATTATTTGCTGCAGGTCGGATATGAAGTTACACCTGTGATGGATCGATTTTATTTCCATTCGATTTACTTTCGGGAACCTGGCGGAGTTTTGTTTGAAATCGCAACCGATCCACCGGGATTTACAGTAGATGAAGAAATCGAAAAGCTAGGAACCGATCTAAAATTACCTGACTGGCTGGAAGAGAAACGTTCCGTTATTGAAGAGAATCTGCTGCCGATTACACTGCCGGGTAAAAGATAAGTTCGAGATCCGAATAGTTAATTTCTACACAAATTTTGAATACCAGTTTTATAAGTCTCGATGCTAAAAATTATAGTGGTTTAATATTTTAAGGATTGAGCCTACTCTAAAAACCGATTCAATCGCTTTTCTAATAAAAATTTGATACATAAAAACAAATACTTATGAGAGCGATGGAATCGGTATTCCAACTTTTTAGAATGAACTCAAGATTTAAATCATTAGGATTTGTTTCGAGTTTCGAGATTAGAATTTTAAATATTATCCACTATTTTACAAGGCGTAACAAACTATGGATACTAAAACAAACCCCCATCAAAACCAACCTGTCATCCAGAGTGGAGCATCTCTAAAAGACGCCAAAGCTGCGATGATACTGCTGCATGGCAGGGGAGCGGATGCCCAGGATATTCTCACTTTGGCACCGGAACTCGACCAGCCCGATTTCGCTTACCTCGCCCCAAATGCCAATGGCAATACCTGGTATCCGCAAAGTTTTATGGCGCCTGTTTCTCAGAACGAGCCTGGTATTT
Encoded proteins:
- the argH gene encoding argininosuccinate lyase produces the protein MKKNPTKAWSGRFDSETNPEMESFSRSINVDWRLWREDLAVNRAWAKALEKINIYSEKELKEVRVGLEQIQTEFQNEIFEFKPLDEDIHMAIERRLTEITGDAGAKIHTGRSRNDQVITDTFLYLKRELPELDSALQQLQRVLIQKAEDSIDVVMPGYTHLQQAQPILLSHYLLSLLWPLQRDRRRLQQVLERCDVLPLGSGALAGCAFPVNREAIARELGFGSISQNSIDAISDRDVLLDTVYSASMIMLHLSRYAEDMILWSSKEFDFVELSDSFTTGSSMMPQKKNPDSLELIRGKTARVVGYVSTLQNLLKGLPLTYARDLQEDKPALFGAIDSTKSSVKIFTGTLQGAKFHAEKMKQALDDLLLATDLADYLTRKGLPFRKAHNVVGQIVKKSIDSKTSLQKLDLASYRNYSELFDEDLYECLNIEASLQARNIVGGTGPAAVRKQLAMAKELVE
- a CDS encoding ring-cleaving dioxygenase — protein: MEPKTHGIHHITAIAGDPQKNVDFYVGILGLRMVKKTVNFDDLYTYHLYYGDENGSPGTIMTFFPWTSKARHGRVGVGQLTVTSFSIPAGAMGYWIDRVNKHDIDFKGPGSRFDEEVLTFHDPDGIELELVCSATESRAGWDNGQIPLENSIRGFYHVTLSEEGYERTAGLMETHLGFHKVNESGNRLRLASGERGPGTFVDILSLPDAQPGIMGVGAVHHVAWRISDANSQLDIRDYLLQVGYEVTPVMDRFYFHSIYFREPGGVLFEIATDPPGFTVDEEIEKLGTDLKLPDWLEEKRSVIEENLLPITLPGKR